GCCTTCTGCTCCTTCGCTTTCACAAAGCGAAGATCATAGATGCACATCGCGTTCTTTGGTCCCGCAGCGAGGACATCAAAGCCACCGACGGCCCTGAGATGTGCCACGCTGCTCTTGTGGCGGAAAACCATCGAATCCCATGCTTCCGGCGCCGTCCGCGTATCGAGTTGACAAACGTGACCTGAACGAGTGCCGGCGAGGACCACTTGAGGCTGCGCATGAAGAAAGTCAACCGCGAGTACATCGCCCCGAAAAGGCGGCACAAGTTTCGCTGGTCGACGCCTGGTGTCCATTTCAGTCGTGGCAGCAGTCGCACCAGGACCTCGGGCACAATACACGCCACGCTGGGTTCCCAAAACAAGTCTGGCCCCGGTCTCTTCAGGCGACCAGTCTCCAGCGTTGATGTAGTTATTACGTAGTGTGGTTATGAGGCCGCCACTGTGCAAGACTACAATGCAAGAACCAAGTCAGCAAATCGGTTCTGGTCTGAGTCACAAAACTCCAGAATGGGTGAGCAGAAAGAAGGCCACCCACGTGGGAAACACCCTTCTTGCCCGGAAGAGAATCCATATTCGTAGCACGCtttcggggtggtggaatgGATGTGGTTGCCAAGGAATAACAGCGCTTCTCGCCTTCCTTTAATACCAACCATGTTGGTGTCCCCCATTTCGCTCCTATGTTCAACGTACTGTCCTGGCCAGCGACACCTCCGTACCCGGTTGCAAAGGTAGTCGACCCTTCAGATAAACACACGTTAGCAATTCAATATCCTGCCCCCCTCAACAAGAGtaaaccaacctcccctcccttcccaacGGCGCAGCCGAAACCGACATCCCCATCTGTTCCATCCCTACATCATCACTATTAGcaaccccccaccttccccaaCCAAGTTACCAAACTCACCAGCAAAAACCCACACCGactcctcaccaacctcatcctcctccttctcccacccatcctccccctccttcctcccctccttctgcGCCTCCCTCTGTCCAGCCACATAAAAACAATCAATCAcccccccgtccccctcctccagattAACCCACATCTTGATCTTCCCCCtatcctccaaccccccagcccaCTCCTTCACaatcccatcacccccttctcgcccagtctccctccccaacacccaaccaacatcaaccctcctaaccctctccctcctcaccctctccttccactccctctcccccttttccctctccacctccttcctccgccTCTTCACTTCCCCTTCGCTCCCCCAAGCAGCCGCCCCACCAGGCAACACCGTCCTTTTGCTATCCTCAATCTTGAAGTACTTCCTCTTGGCCTCATCTATATCATCCCCCAAGTCAGCACATGTGTCAGCCAAgtttccttcccctctcccaccttgcgcacaccctcgccatctctAAAGAGTAAGAAATTGGTCCCCCATGAAAAGCTAAAGAACATCGCCAGAAACCCTCATCACATGACCTCTtgacccaaaaaaaaataaaaaatgaCGTACCATAATAGAACCCCGGAATCTCCCTCAGAGGTGGCATCCTGACCTCTTTGCGTCCTGAACCAAAATCCTCCAATCGCCGACAATTGTCCGAATCGGggcaaaaaggaaaacgGTGATGATGCAACTCGTagtgggttgttggtggcgcGTTGTCTAACAGGGAACCGCTTCAGAAAAGAGAATTAGTGTGATATTGGTGCTTACAGTAGTACCTTCTCTGGCGTAGTCGAAAGTGCAGATAGCGACTCGTGTTGTTGGTAGTGGCCGTTCGGCTGTCCAAAAGAGCATGAAAATCTTTGCCCAATGACAAGAGGTCGGTGCACGTGggcaaagccaaaaaaaccacTTATTCATGCTCGCTGGCAGCCACCATcagcgccaccaccatcaccaccacccctctaGCAAGGTACATGTCACTACCACAGCAAAGCCAGTGTGAACGTAATTATGTTTTACTGTTTATTAGATCTGTCTAAAGTATCGGGGCGCCACTAGTCCCCGGACAAAGTCGTGATCAAAGACTCCGAAAAATTAAAGTAGGTGCCCTGTAGCAGGCTCTCGACCCATGCCATGGTCTTATCATTCCTCCCAAAAGCCGAGGCGCTGCTATTCAGGGCGGGGTATGCGTTAAAAAAACCATGGTATCTTAATTTGGTGCCATAACCATGGCACCCTGCCCATCCAAGCCATGCAACGAGGTCGCTTACTGCGACTTCTCGTGCTGCGTAGACACACGCTGGAGAGAGACAACAAAGTCCTCCAGCGATCTCTGCTTCTGGTTGCCCTTGGGGGACTTGCCGTGCATGAGGTTGTCAAACCCGACAGAGTCCTGGAGGATGTAGTAAACACCGCCCATGACGCAGAACACACCGAAAGAGAAGACCCAGACACGGACAACCGCGACGATCGAAGTCTGGTCACCGCCCTCAAACCATCCGAAGATACAGAAGAGAGTGGCCAAAATGTCAACGACGAGAATAGCGCCGGCCAATTGCCACGAGGGAAGAGAGGACCAGAAGGGACCGTTGGCACTGGAAAAGAGTTAGCATACTGCTTCATAGTCAACACAAAATCAAGGATAGAAACATACCgagtgatgaagatgagccAGTTCTCAGTGAGCGAGATCTGAAGGAAGACAACCTCGTCGAGGTTACCGAAGTTCTGGATGATACCACCGTTGGGGTGGGCGTACATGGTGGTGACAGTGATCCAGGTACCGACGGCAAGGACGACACCGAGAAGGACGGACATACCCCAGA
This window of the Podospora pseudoanserina strain CBS 124.78 chromosome 3, whole genome shotgun sequence genome carries:
- a CDS encoding hypothetical protein (EggNog:ENOG503P4RA; COG:S), whose protein sequence is MPPLREIPGFYYDEAKRKYFKIEDSKRTVLPGGAAAWGSEGEVKRRRKEVEREKGEREWKERVRRERVRRVDVGWVLGRETGREGGDGIVKEWAGGLEDRGKIKMWVNLEEGDGGVIDCFYVAGQREAQKEGRKEGEDGWEKEEDEVGEESVWVFAVLHSGGLITTLRNNYINAGDWSPEETGARLVLGTQRGVYCARGPGATAATTEMDTRRRPAKLVPPFRGDVLAVDFLHAQPQVVLAGTRSGHVCQLDTRTAPEAWDSMVFRHKSSVAHLRAVGGFDVLAAGPKNAMCIYDLRFVKAKEQKAGEKPFEPWERNTAAPAVEFPGYRNEAHIKIGLDVLTQPGYGHGVVAAAHDDCTVGLYSLRDGSRMPSGDVDKSKAPGVVKAIQFQTVASDQHPSLFVGVGSVIQKFSY